Proteins from one Setaria italica strain Yugu1 chromosome V, Setaria_italica_v2.0, whole genome shotgun sequence genomic window:
- the LOC101760025 gene encoding protein tesmin/TSO1-like CXC 3 isoform X2: MNQDEEPRPSCNCKKTTCLKRYCQCFQGEFFCSSACNCKGCWNREDRRTFVEEHAELRLNTKPGVLSKDIAVTGEKRSHVKGCTCNKSGCKKNYCECFKKVACTTRCKCQGCENSHGTGGKGLQENGDPGGPSGNPNEAPDGGDGSPGVSNESAVVTDEDLPGPTEAGVAENVAAIANPKFSGTNIHEVGWHSLPPEWSLQGVLLHDNANSTLQGP, from the exons ATGAATCAAGATGAAGAGCCGAGGCCGAGTTGCAACTGCAAGAAGACCACCTGCCTCAAGCG CTACTGCCAGTGCTTCCAGGGTGAGTTTTTCTGCTCTTccgcctgcaactgcaagggcTGCTGGAACAGGGAGGACAGGAGAACCTTCGTGGAGGAGCACGCCGAGTTGAGGCTCAACACGAAGCCCGGCGTGTTGTCGAAAGACATCGCAGTGACGGGAGAGAAGAGGTCGCATGTCAAGGGCTGCACCTGCAACAAGTCCGGATGCAAGAAAAACTACTGCGAGTGCTTCAAG AAAGTTGCGTGCACCACGAGATGCAAGTGCCAAGGGTGTGAGAACAGTCACGGGACAGGAGGGAAAGGGCTTCAGGAGAACGGTGATCCGGGCGGACCATCTGGAAATCCTAATGAAGCGCCTGATGGCGGTGATGGATCACCTGGCGTTTCTAATGAATCCGCGGTAGTGACAGACGAGGACTTGCCAGGTCCAACGGAAGCAGGTGTGGCGGAAAACGTTGCAGCCATTGCCAACCCTAAGTTTTCTGGCACGAATATTCATGAAGTGGG GTGGCATTCACTTCCACCAGAATGGTCTCTACAGGGTGTTCTGCTACATGATAACG
- the LOC101760025 gene encoding protein tesmin/TSO1-like CXC 3 isoform X1 — protein MNQDEEPRPSCNCKKTTCLKRYCQCFQGEFFCSSACNCKGCWNREDRRTFVEEHAELRLNTKPGVLSKDIAVTGEKRSHVKGCTCNKSGCKKNYCECFKKKVACTTRCKCQGCENSHGTGGKGLQENGDPGGPSGNPNEAPDGGDGSPGVSNESAVVTDEDLPGPTEAGVAENVAAIANPKFSGTNIHEVGWHSLPPEWSLQGVLLHDNANSTLQGP, from the exons ATGAATCAAGATGAAGAGCCGAGGCCGAGTTGCAACTGCAAGAAGACCACCTGCCTCAAGCG CTACTGCCAGTGCTTCCAGGGTGAGTTTTTCTGCTCTTccgcctgcaactgcaagggcTGCTGGAACAGGGAGGACAGGAGAACCTTCGTGGAGGAGCACGCCGAGTTGAGGCTCAACACGAAGCCCGGCGTGTTGTCGAAAGACATCGCAGTGACGGGAGAGAAGAGGTCGCATGTCAAGGGCTGCACCTGCAACAAGTCCGGATGCAAGAAAAACTACTGCGAGTGCTTCAAG AAGAAAGTTGCGTGCACCACGAGATGCAAGTGCCAAGGGTGTGAGAACAGTCACGGGACAGGAGGGAAAGGGCTTCAGGAGAACGGTGATCCGGGCGGACCATCTGGAAATCCTAATGAAGCGCCTGATGGCGGTGATGGATCACCTGGCGTTTCTAATGAATCCGCGGTAGTGACAGACGAGGACTTGCCAGGTCCAACGGAAGCAGGTGTGGCGGAAAACGTTGCAGCCATTGCCAACCCTAAGTTTTCTGGCACGAATATTCATGAAGTGGG GTGGCATTCACTTCCACCAGAATGGTCTCTACAGGGTGTTCTGCTACATGATAACG
- the LOC101760426 gene encoding uncharacterized protein LOC101760426: MPKDRSSRVSSYESRRRSRASPYLSSSHGRSGCSRRSEESSAAASAVAAKQAAEWEEVRCPVCMDHPHNAVLLVCSSHEKGCRPFMCDTSSRHSNCYDQYCKASKDSSKDSAAECSECQQQVQLSCPLCRGPVSDCIKDYDARMYMNSKVRSCTMESCEFRGAYQELRKHARVEHPTARPMEVDPERQRDWRRMEQQRDIGDLLSMLRSGFSSSIEDDSSGLGATEEGEEDTAERTPASITMVFIVPSGGSIMRYLTERSRALIVVSRWRASSSGGEAEATAPDSVEGNDPMPSADASAGSPHSSSSSSSEEADGDPAQ, from the coding sequence ATGCCAAAGGACAGGAGCTCCCGCGTTTCCTCCTATGAGAGCCGTCGCCGGTCTCGTGCCTCACCGTACTTATCATCGTCGCATGGACGGAGTGGTTGTTCTCGCCGGTCAGAGGAGTCTTCCGCGGCTGCATCAGCGGTCGCAGCAAAGCAGGCTGCAGAGTGGGAGGAGGTCCGGTGCCCTGTGTGTATGGACCACCCGCACAATGCTGTGCTGCTGGTCTGCTCGTCGCATGAGAAGGGTTGCCGCCCCTTCATGTGCGACACAAGCTCGCGGCACTCCAATTGCTATGACCAGTACTGCAAGGCCTCTAAGGATTCTTCCAAGGATTCAGCGGCCGAGTGCAGCGAGTGTCAGCAGCAGGTACAGCTCTCCTGCCCGCTGTGCCGTGGGCCGGTCAGTGATTGCATCAAGGACTACGACGCAAGGATGTACATGAACTCCAAGGTCCGGTCGTGCACTATGGAGTCATGTGAGTTCAGGGGTGCCTACCAGGAGCTGAGGAAGCACGCCAGGGTGGAGCATCCGACAGCGAGGCCGATGGAGGTAGACCCCGAGCGGCAGCGGGACTGGCGCCGGATGGAGCAGCAGCGGGACATTGGGGATTTGTTGAGCATGCTGCGTTCAGGGTTCAGCAGCAGTATTGAGGATGACAGCAGCGGTCTTGGAGCCactgaagaaggagaagaggacaCAGCTGAGAGGACTCCAGCCTCAATAACAATGGTCTTCATCGTGCCGTCAGGTGGCTCGATCATGCGGTACTTGACTGAGCGCAGCAGAGCGCTCATTGTGGTCAGTCGGTGGCGAGCAAGCAGCAGTGGtggtgaagctgaagccacAGCTCCAGACAGCGTGGAAGGCAATGACCCTATGCCATCAGCAGATGCATCTGCCGGTTCGCCgcattcttcctcttcctcttcttctgaagAAGCCGATGGTGACCCCGCACAATGA